The following coding sequences are from one bacterium SCSIO 12741 window:
- a CDS encoding MIP family channel protein — MKLSGLTARILAEGIGTYGLVFFGAGSIVMNEAYAGVLGHLGIALVFGAIVLAMIYAFGESSGAHINPAVTIAFSLSGRFPWKEVPLYVIAQSIGAVLAAWSLHLFFPDSQYLGGTYPSLSPMAAMLMEFILTYFLMLVIIMVSTGSKEIGTLAGIAISTVVMLEAAFAGPMTGASMNPARSLGPALVSGQWADHWLYWVGPIGGAAFSILTWKMLKQQSQE; from the coding sequence ATGAAACTATCAGGATTGACGGCCAGAATTCTGGCCGAAGGAATTGGAACCTATGGCCTCGTCTTTTTCGGGGCTGGTTCCATTGTTATGAATGAGGCGTATGCCGGAGTGCTTGGTCACCTTGGCATCGCCCTTGTTTTTGGAGCCATTGTGTTGGCTATGATCTATGCTTTTGGTGAATCCAGTGGGGCGCATATTAACCCAGCGGTGACCATCGCTTTCTCCCTTTCTGGTCGATTTCCGTGGAAAGAGGTACCTCTTTATGTTATAGCCCAAAGTATTGGAGCTGTTTTGGCCGCCTGGAGTTTACACCTGTTTTTTCCTGACAGCCAATACCTTGGAGGGACCTATCCCAGCTTGTCGCCTATGGCGGCTATGCTCATGGAATTTATCCTGACCTACTTTCTTATGTTGGTCATCATTATGGTTTCTACCGGATCCAAAGAAATTGGTACTCTGGCAGGAATTGCTATCAGTACCGTGGTGATGCTCGAAGCAGCTTTTGCTGGACCAATGACTGGAGCCAGCATGAATCCGGCGAGGTCTTTAGGTCCGGCATTGGTTTCTGGTCAATGGGCAGATCATTGGCTTTATTGGGTAGGTCCTATTGGTGGAGCTGCCTTTAGTATCCTCACCTGGAAAATGTTGAAACAGCAATCTCAAGAATAA
- a CDS encoding winged helix-turn-helix transcriptional regulator, whose product MGLTKSENFSVTQNDLAELFKALGHPARVAILEHLIQSNTCITGDIVEHLPLSQATVSQHLKALKNTGLIKGTIEGTSVCYCIDEVAWAEAKSKLGGFFDQFDPHSTCC is encoded by the coding sequence ATGGGTTTAACGAAATCAGAAAACTTCTCGGTTACACAAAACGACCTGGCTGAGTTATTCAAAGCCTTGGGACATCCCGCAAGAGTGGCGATTCTCGAGCATTTGATTCAGTCCAATACCTGTATTACCGGCGATATTGTAGAGCACCTGCCATTGTCTCAGGCCACCGTGTCACAGCATCTCAAAGCGCTCAAAAATACGGGGTTGATTAAAGGAACGATTGAAGGTACGAGTGTTTGCTACTGCATCGATGAAGTTGCCTGGGCTGAGGCCAAGTCCAAGCTGGGAGGCTTTTTCGATCAATTCGATCCCCATTCAACCTGTTGTTAA
- a CDS encoding arsenate reductase ArsC, whose protein sequence is MSTKNVLVLCTGNSCRSQMAQGYLKSLGQGWFNAYSAGVETHGLNPDAVAAMKRDGIDISGHTSNHIDEYADVEFSAVITVCDNAKERCPYFPTQAKKLHHNFSDPSKYEGSPEDKIKEFDRVRGEIKAYCQNFVEEWKQENTQG, encoded by the coding sequence ATGTCAACTAAAAATGTGTTGGTACTCTGTACAGGAAATTCCTGCCGGAGTCAAATGGCTCAAGGGTACCTTAAATCCCTTGGACAAGGATGGTTTAATGCCTACAGTGCTGGAGTGGAAACCCATGGATTGAATCCCGATGCGGTGGCGGCCATGAAACGGGATGGAATTGATATCAGCGGACATACCTCTAATCATATTGATGAGTATGCCGATGTTGAGTTTAGTGCGGTCATTACGGTTTGTGATAATGCCAAAGAACGCTGCCCTTACTTTCCCACTCAAGCCAAAAAGCTTCACCACAATTTTTCCGATCCATCCAAATATGAAGGTTCTCCGGAAGACAAAATCAAAGAATTTGATCGTGTTCGTGGTGAAATTAAGGCCTATTGCCAGAATTTTGTGGAAGAATGGAAACAAGAAAACACTCAAGGGTAA
- a CDS encoding T9SS type A sorting domain-containing protein, which translates to MKNLLFSIFTLTALIFTGLSANAQQSDFSPLVNYGENQEAIPSSQLPLPAVHGMQAAGDTQEVWLNYGRAIYNQGGSRSYFRNYLYPDSTVQVEFSSGYGAVWKHSFGEVFDPKSIYFKLDLVNLNDTSRYTVDSVAYFYRYFRWNDQAPDTLRIQFYDRTKIRSRHDPGWQSGASYANVDYDYQIRKGSDPSYEITYLLDNKDTAMFAGQRRLAFDVNLPFDTGLFASTISFFPGHQDGIDDTIDVYIDPLATNRVNAFLVYEFRDEVPNVLAGEYNNGLVVTQSVRYDYNSNGWRDRYQPGTAWASASGIYHTDMEFKLIYTELGSGGGGNPGSVGEYNLDDQITLFPQPAQGYFEFRNNSGKSIATLNLTAVDGKWSKTIDLSSTSEKIDISDLPAGLYLVEGSDQNGYFFRKKLVVQ; encoded by the coding sequence ATGAAGAACTTGCTATTCTCTATTTTTACCCTAACCGCCTTAATTTTTACCGGGTTATCCGCTAACGCCCAGCAATCAGATTTTTCTCCTCTCGTTAACTACGGTGAAAACCAGGAAGCTATTCCTTCCTCCCAATTACCGCTACCTGCAGTACATGGTATGCAAGCAGCTGGAGATACTCAAGAAGTATGGCTAAACTATGGTCGAGCTATCTACAACCAAGGAGGCTCACGCAGCTATTTTAGAAATTACCTCTATCCGGATTCTACTGTGCAAGTGGAGTTTAGCTCTGGTTATGGAGCAGTCTGGAAACACTCTTTTGGTGAAGTTTTTGATCCTAAGTCGATCTACTTCAAACTGGATTTGGTTAACCTGAATGACACCTCTCGCTACACCGTAGATTCAGTAGCCTATTTCTACCGTTATTTCCGGTGGAATGATCAGGCACCTGACACCTTGCGTATTCAGTTTTATGACCGTACCAAAATTCGCTCCCGACATGATCCAGGATGGCAAAGTGGTGCCTCCTATGCGAACGTTGATTATGACTACCAGATAAGAAAAGGCTCAGACCCATCTTATGAAATCACCTATTTATTAGACAATAAGGATACGGCCATGTTTGCCGGACAACGTCGATTGGCCTTCGATGTAAACCTTCCCTTCGATACGGGATTGTTTGCCTCAACCATATCTTTCTTTCCCGGTCATCAAGACGGCATCGATGACACCATAGATGTGTACATCGACCCACTGGCCACCAATCGCGTAAACGCTTTCCTGGTTTACGAATTTAGAGATGAAGTGCCCAATGTATTGGCCGGTGAGTACAACAATGGCCTGGTGGTTACTCAAAGTGTTCGCTACGACTACAACTCCAATGGCTGGAGAGACCGTTATCAACCCGGTACCGCTTGGGCCTCTGCTTCAGGAATATACCATACCGATATGGAGTTTAAGTTGATCTACACCGAACTCGGTTCTGGAGGTGGTGGCAATCCAGGTTCCGTTGGCGAATACAATTTGGATGATCAAATAACCTTGTTTCCTCAACCTGCACAAGGCTATTTCGAATTCCGAAACAACAGTGGGAAATCCATTGCAACCTTAAATTTAACGGCAGTGGATGGAAAATGGTCCAAGACCATAGACCTTTCTTCTACCTCCGAAAAAATTGATATCAGCGATCTTCCAGCCGGGCTCTACCTGGTAGAAGGTTCGGATCAAAACGGGTATTTCTTCCGCAAAAAATTAGTGGTTCAATAG
- a CDS encoding response regulator transcription factor: MLNKEDTLTIAVVDDHRLFREGLCRIIHAFEGMEVIFHAAGGNPLLKFLESNSDLPDLVISDLKMEDLDGYQTTQAIKAKYPQIGVIVVSMYDSPENIIELVSAGADSYLNKKISSEDLHRAILTVSSGEKYFTKRVSKVLASHVSNQVSRSRDYSLSPEFKPLEIEVLQLICQEKTNKGISEELKISERSIENIRKQLYRKTGTRSSTGLVIYAISYGLFSLYQKF, encoded by the coding sequence ATGCTAAACAAGGAGGACACGCTCACCATTGCAGTGGTGGACGATCATCGGCTATTCCGTGAGGGACTGTGTCGGATTATTCATGCCTTTGAGGGAATGGAAGTCATATTTCATGCCGCCGGAGGAAACCCTTTGCTCAAGTTTCTGGAGTCGAATAGCGATCTACCTGATCTGGTCATATCCGATTTAAAGATGGAAGATCTGGATGGTTATCAAACCACGCAGGCTATAAAGGCCAAATACCCGCAGATCGGAGTCATTGTGGTGTCTATGTACGATTCTCCCGAAAACATCATTGAATTGGTCAGTGCCGGCGCCGATTCCTATTTGAATAAGAAGATTTCATCGGAAGATCTTCACCGAGCTATCTTAACCGTAAGTTCTGGAGAAAAATATTTTACCAAACGGGTATCCAAGGTTTTGGCCAGTCATGTATCCAATCAAGTATCGAGATCTCGGGATTATTCACTGTCTCCTGAATTCAAGCCACTCGAGATTGAAGTACTGCAACTGATCTGCCAGGAAAAAACAAATAAGGGAATTTCAGAAGAGCTTAAAATCTCGGAAAGAAGCATTGAAAACATCCGAAAACAACTCTATCGTAAAACAGGAACAAGATCATCCACAGGATTGGTGATATATGCCATTTCCTATGGTCTTTTTAGTCTTTATCAAAAATTTTAG
- a CDS encoding VOC family protein: MKNPSMHVSLYSANIDNTVAFYTKFFGQGPAKVKSGYVKFELEEPSLVISFAENADRVSPNFGHLGIRIDSAEELQSRMEAIQALGLETREEMGTNCCYARQDKFWVKDPDGHPWEVYQLHEDVEYNDPHYADENAPEAEACCSPAMVTEPKQKIQLAEITADGPSCAPGSGCC; the protein is encoded by the coding sequence ATGAAAAATCCAAGTATGCACGTTAGCTTGTATTCGGCTAACATCGATAATACGGTAGCGTTTTACACCAAATTTTTTGGACAAGGTCCAGCCAAGGTAAAAAGTGGTTATGTCAAGTTTGAGTTAGAGGAACCTTCATTGGTTATTTCCTTTGCAGAGAATGCGGACCGGGTATCCCCCAATTTTGGACACCTGGGCATTCGTATCGATTCGGCGGAGGAACTTCAATCCAGAATGGAAGCCATTCAGGCGCTCGGATTGGAAACCAGAGAAGAAATGGGCACCAATTGTTGTTATGCCCGCCAGGATAAGTTTTGGGTTAAAGACCCGGATGGGCACCCTTGGGAAGTGTATCAGCTGCACGAGGATGTGGAGTATAACGATCCTCATTATGCAGATGAGAATGCACCGGAAGCCGAGGCTTGCTGTTCTCCAGCGATGGTAACCGAACCAAAACAAAAAATTCAATTGGCGGAGATTACCGCTGACGGCCCTTCTTGTGCTCCAGGATCTGGATGCTGCTAA
- a CDS encoding arginine decarboxylase translates to MKTKYIDLVENTFDFPQKEFQLDDDQLVFHGIPLMDLIKQYGTPLKFTYLPKISENINQAKIWFNVSMAKHQYEGRYFYCYCTKSNHFRHVLEEVLNNDVHLETSSAFDINLIESLYEAGKVSKLHYVLCNGYKMPEYAEGIARLIRLGFKNVIPILDNIRELDQLDREIDQPFEVGIRIASEEEPKFEFYTSRLGIRYKDIERLYLEEIKPNPKVKLKMLHFFINTGIKDSAYYWNELSKCLDVYVKLKKNCPELTALNIGGGFPIKTSLNFQYDYQYIIDEIIGHVKFTCDRAGIPVPDIFTEFGSFTVGEAGGAIYEVVHQKRQNDRENWNMINSSFMTTLPDTWAINSRFLMLPVNRWKDEYERVLLGGLSCDSDDYYNSEQHVNAIYLPRYEEENPLYIGFFGTGAYQESVGGFGGVQHCLIPSPRQIIIERLEDGKAHFKLFSKEQSYKSMLKPLGY, encoded by the coding sequence ATGAAGACGAAGTACATCGATCTGGTAGAGAATACCTTTGATTTTCCCCAGAAAGAGTTTCAATTAGATGATGATCAGTTGGTTTTCCACGGCATTCCACTCATGGATTTGATCAAACAGTATGGCACTCCACTCAAGTTTACTTACTTGCCGAAAATCTCTGAAAATATTAACCAGGCTAAGATCTGGTTTAATGTGTCCATGGCGAAGCATCAATACGAAGGCCGGTATTTTTATTGCTACTGTACCAAGAGCAATCATTTTAGACACGTTCTCGAAGAGGTGCTGAATAATGACGTTCATCTGGAAACTTCTTCAGCGTTTGATATCAATTTGATTGAAAGTCTATATGAGGCAGGTAAAGTAAGTAAGTTACATTATGTGTTGTGCAATGGATATAAGATGCCTGAATATGCTGAAGGAATCGCCAGATTGATTCGATTGGGATTCAAAAATGTAATTCCGATACTGGATAATATCCGTGAATTGGATCAACTTGATCGTGAAATTGACCAGCCTTTCGAGGTCGGTATCCGGATTGCTTCTGAGGAAGAACCTAAGTTTGAGTTTTACACCTCTCGTCTTGGAATTCGCTACAAAGACATTGAACGTTTGTACCTGGAAGAGATTAAGCCCAATCCTAAAGTGAAGCTGAAAATGCTTCATTTTTTCATTAATACTGGGATAAAGGACTCGGCCTACTACTGGAACGAGCTTTCCAAATGTCTGGATGTTTATGTGAAGCTAAAAAAGAACTGTCCGGAGCTAACCGCTTTAAATATTGGCGGTGGGTTTCCGATCAAAACTTCCTTGAATTTTCAGTATGACTACCAATACATTATCGATGAAATTATTGGTCATGTGAAGTTTACCTGCGACCGTGCTGGTATTCCCGTACCTGATATATTTACCGAGTTTGGCTCCTTTACAGTTGGGGAGGCCGGTGGAGCCATTTACGAAGTGGTTCACCAAAAAAGGCAAAACGACCGGGAAAACTGGAACATGATCAATAGTTCCTTTATGACCACTCTTCCGGATACCTGGGCCATTAATAGTCGTTTTCTCATGCTACCAGTCAATCGGTGGAAGGATGAATACGAGCGGGTACTTTTAGGAGGGCTTTCTTGCGACAGCGATGATTACTATAACTCCGAGCAGCATGTAAATGCGATTTACTTACCGAGGTATGAGGAAGAAAATCCCTTGTACATAGGTTTTTTCGGAACCGGAGCGTATCAGGAATCTGTAGGTGGGTTTGGAGGAGTTCAGCATTGTCTGATTCCCTCTCCAAGACAAATAATCATTGAGCGATTAGAGGATGGAAAGGCCCATTTCAAGCTGTTTTCCAAAGAACAGAGTTATAAAAGTATGTTGAAACCCCTTGGATATTAA